Proteins encoded by one window of Aliivibrio wodanis:
- a CDS encoding putative carbon-nitrogen hydrolase has product MKQLNLKLKGLQLQGAKLALTPENSIVFGQKEDYERYAELLGQGPLQQELSDLAVRYQLWLIVGSFPIKTPDGKLSTTCLVFNSEGQLVEHYHKLHMFDVEVEDGHHSYKESDTFTPGNEIKVVNTPFGKIGLSICYDVRFPQLYSKLRQQGAEIIVVPAAFTKVTGYAHWDILLRSRAIETQCWVLAAGQWGNHGAGRETWGHSMIIDPWGNKVTMQQEGTGVLVTELDLSLQAAIRKKMPVSQHARLNSHLK; this is encoded by the coding sequence ATGAAGCAACTGAATCTCAAATTAAAGGGATTACAGCTACAAGGGGCAAAACTGGCTTTAACTCCAGAGAACAGTATTGTTTTTGGTCAAAAAGAAGATTATGAACGTTATGCTGAATTACTAGGCCAAGGGCCGCTTCAGCAAGAGCTATCAGATCTCGCAGTTAGGTATCAACTGTGGCTTATTGTCGGTTCTTTCCCCATAAAAACCCCTGATGGTAAATTATCAACGACATGTTTGGTGTTTAATAGTGAAGGCCAGTTAGTAGAGCATTATCATAAGCTACATATGTTTGATGTTGAAGTAGAAGACGGTCATCACTCTTATAAAGAATCTGATACTTTTACGCCAGGGAATGAGATTAAAGTAGTTAATACGCCTTTTGGGAAAATCGGTTTATCTATTTGTTATGATGTGCGATTTCCACAACTCTACAGTAAGCTTCGACAACAAGGAGCAGAAATTATTGTAGTACCTGCTGCATTCACTAAGGTAACTGGATACGCTCATTGGGATATTTTACTGCGTTCTAGAGCAATAGAAACTCAATGCTGGGTATTAGCGGCAGGGCAGTGGGGAAATCATGGTGCAGGTCGTGAGACTTGGGGGCATTCAATGATTATTGATCCATGGGGCAATAAAGTAACGATGCAGCAAGAAGGAACAGGAGTTTTAGTTACTGAGCTTGATCTTTCACTACAAGCTGCGATTCGTAAAAAAATGCCAGTTTCACAACATGCTAGATTAAACAGCCATCTTAAATAA